One Polyangia bacterium genomic window carries:
- a CDS encoding PQ-loop repeat-containing protein gives MKPEVIGWTSSVILFLTLSQQVWKQWKDGSTKGVSRWLFVGQLAASLGFTIYSLLKRDWVFVTTNGAMVMNALVGCLVLRHNRRPPRNSD, from the coding sequence GTGAAGCCGGAGGTCATTGGCTGGACAAGTTCGGTGATTCTGTTTCTCACCCTCTCGCAACAGGTGTGGAAACAGTGGAAGGACGGTTCGACGAAGGGAGTCTCGAGGTGGCTTTTCGTCGGGCAACTGGCGGCGTCACTGGGATTCACGATCTACAGCCTTCTCAAGCGGGACTGGGTCTTCGTGACCACCAACGGAGCCATGGTGATGAATGCCTTGGTCGGTTGCCTCGTGCTTCGCCACAACCGGCGCCCGCCTAGAAACTCGGACTGA